The following proteins come from a genomic window of Mucinivorans hirudinis:
- a CDS encoding Mobilization protein BmgB, with product MRTIKNRNENGRPKLASTEVRKYRIEVRFATEEYFLLKTKARTARLTISDFIRTTLRNSTVKERLTATHLQLITKLTGMANNLNQIAKRANQAGYFAAKTESETLAKEIDNVIKSIENDG from the coding sequence ATGGTCGCCCCAAGTTGGCGAGTACAGAGGTGCGGAAGTATCGAATAGAGGTCAGATTTGCCACAGAAGAGTATTTTCTGCTCAAAACCAAGGCACGCACAGCAAGACTAACGATTAGCGATTTTATCCGCACTACATTGCGAAATTCCACCGTCAAAGAGAGGCTCACCGCCACCCACCTGCAACTGATAACCAAGCTCACAGGAATGGCGAACAACCTCAATCAGATTGCCAAACGAGCTAATCAAGCAGGGTATTTCGCAGCGAAAACCGAGTCCGAAACGCTCGCAAAAGAGATTGATAACGTAATAAAATCTATCGAAAATGATGGCTAA